The Nerophis ophidion isolate RoL-2023_Sa linkage group LG09, RoL_Noph_v1.0, whole genome shotgun sequence genome contains a region encoding:
- the LOC133559485 gene encoding monocarboxylate transporter 12-B-like has protein sequence MQEKMEKGKESPEVTTPPEGGWGWMVVAGCFLATICTRAVTRCVAMFFVEFQLHFERDYSTTAWIHSLIDCTTMFCAPLGSFLADRLSCRATMMLGGLMSSIGLVLSCFASRLEHLYVSLGILAGVGFALNFTPSIAMVGRYFSEKKALAYGIALSGSGIGTFILAPVIQLLIDQYSWRGAMLVLGGFVSNLCVCGALMRPVQPRTGQRAGQSDVGDVEQEVDAKEEPSGHGVEDPKSLEISSFSRTQSLLIANGALQSCELEERQLPPGKVALPANGPEAGSTDIKLAECILLGKKLTANMLGELQVSDAKLTKRVQDVHNAKGEDVNSPGCCRWLQPRRDFGFLLIPDFMIWSLSFLFMAYACSTPVVYLVPYAISQGVESKQAAFLMSIFGISGIVGNITFGWIADRKCLNRYRMLSFMVSVAVEGLCCWSLPLLHSFAPLALFAVVYGYFEGAYVALIPVVTSDAVGSDYLNSALGVVYFLHAIPYLVSPPIGGWLVDVTGNYAGTFFLSGTTFIFSSVVLAVAMLVRHSWKTSLSCLKRAECQQDII, from the exons GGGCAAGGAGTCGCCCGAGGTCACAACCCCACCGGAGGGCGGCTGGGGATGGATGGTCGTCGCCGGCTGCTTCCTCGCCACCATCTGCACACGGGCTGTCACCAG ATGTGTTGCCATGTTCTTCGTGGAGTTCCAGCTGCATTTTGAGAGGGATTATTCCACCACGGCCTGGATCCACAGTCTCATAGATTGCACCACCATGTTCTGCG CTCCTCTCGGCAGCTTCCTTGCCGACCGTCTGTCATGCAGAGCGACCATGATGCTCGGCGGGCTCATGTCCTCTATCGGCCTGGTCCTCAGCTGCTTTGCCTCCAGGCTGGAACATCTGTACGTCTCTCTGGGGATCCTTGCAG GCGTAGGTTTTGCGCTCAACTTCACGCCGTCCATCGCCATGGTAGGCCGATACTTCAGCGAGAAGAAAGCTTTGGCCTATGGTATCGCTCTGTCAG GCAGCGGCATCGGGACCTTCATCCTGGCCCCGGTGATCCAGCTGCTCATCGATCAGTACTCCTGGAGAGGAGCCATGCTGGTCCTGGGCGGCTTCGTGTCCAACTTGTGCGTCTGTGGCGCTCTGATGAGGCCCGTGCAACCCCGCACAGGTCAAAG GGCGGGACAGAGCGACGTTGGCGACGTGGAGCAAGAAGTCGACGCCAAAGAAGAACCTTCGGGTCACGGCGTGGAAGATCCAAAGTCGCTGGAAATCAGCAGCTTCAGTCGCACTCAGAGCCTTCTCATCGCCAACGGAGCGCTCCAAAGCTGCGAGCTGGAGGAGAGGCAACTGCCTCCGGGCAAGGTGGCCTTGCCGGCGAACGGACCCGAAGCCGGCTCGACGGACATCAAGCTGGCGGAGTGCATTTTATTAGGCAAAAAGCTTACGGCGAACATGCTCGGGGAGCTGCAGGTCTCCGATGCCAAGCTGACCAAGCGGGTGCAGGACGTTCACAACGCGAAGGGGGAAGACGTTAACTCGCCCGGTTGTTGTCGCTGGCTGCAGCCTCGGCGGGACTTTGGCTTCCTTCTCATCCCCGACTTCATGATCTGGTCGCTGTCCTTCTTGTTTATGGCGTACGCCTGCAGCACACCCGTGGTCTACCTGGTTCCCTACGCCATCAGCCAGGGCGTGGAGAGCAAGCAGGCCGCCTTCCTCATGTCCATATTTGGCATCAGCGGCATCGTGGGAAACATCACCTTCGGGTGGATCGCAGACAGGAA GTGCCTGAACAGGTACCGGATGCTTAGCTTTATGGTAAGTGTGGCGGTGGAGGGACTGTGCTGCTGGTCCCTGCCGCTCCTGCACTCCTTCGCCCCCCTGGCGCTCTTTGCCGTCGTCTACGGTTACTTCGAAGGCGCCTACGTGGCGCTCATTCCCGTGGTGACCTCGGACGCGGTGGGCTCCGACTACCTCAACTCTGCCCTGGGTGTGGTCTACTTCCTGCACGCCATCCCGTACCTTGTCAGCCCACCAATCGGCG GTTGGTTGGTGGACGTGACGGGAAACTACGCGGGAACCTTTTTCCTCAGCGGCACTACCTTCATATTCAGCTCGGTGGTTCTCGCCGTCGCCATGTTGGTCCGACACTCCTGGAAGACGAGCCTTTCCTGTCTCAAACGCGCTGAATGTCAACAAGACATCATCTGA